GTAGAGCCACATACCAATATTTTAACACAAATTTATCGAACAAGAAGGCATAAAGTAATAATTAATCCATCAATCCCCATGTCAAAAGGAATCGGTACTTACAAAATCACTTTATACCTTGTATTGCTGTACTAAATCCAATGTTTTCGTCTGAAAAACCAAAGTACGCCCGTCGACGATAGGAGCATCAAGACAAGTGCCAAATAAAACCCATAAGGATGTAATATGGTTGGCATAACTTGGTAGTTCATCCCAAAAATTCCTGCGATCAAAGTAGGAGGCAGAAATACAATGGTTACGACCGTAAAGATTTTGATAATCTGGTTTTGTTCAAGGTTGATTAAACCCGTAAAAGTATCTTGGAGGTATTCGAGCCGTTCAAAGTTGAAAGTTGTATATTCGGTCAATGAGCCAATATCTTTTAGAATAATCCTGAGCCGTTCTCTATAACTGTCTGGAAACAATCGGCTTCGTTGAATACTTGACAATACACGCTGTTTGTCGATAATACTTTCACGAAGCATCATGGTGTTTTCTTGTAAGGTATTGATTTTGAGGAGGATTTCTTGTTTGGGTTTTTTCTCGTTTGACAGCGACTTACTGATGGTTGTGATTTCTCTAGATATATTTTCGAGCAAATCGGCATCGGCTTCTATCCGAGTTTCGAGCAATAATAAAAAGACATCCACCCCTGTTTCAAAGGGTTCTTCATAAACCCTCATTTTCTTGACAGTATCAGCAAATGTTTTGGAGTCTCCTTGTCGATAGGTAAAGAGAATCGAGTTTTTAATCAGGAACGAAACAGGATAACTATGATAGCCATGTTGGTCAATTTTCGAGAAATTGGAGTTGGCCACCATCATATCACCTTGTTCAAAAAAGCGGGCACTGCTTTCAATTTCTACAATTTCTTGTGGCGTTTGGAAGCTCACCAAGCATTTGGTTTCTACCCATTCTTCTTCTTCGGCAGTGGGCGATTGTAAATCTACCCAAATCAAATTAGAAATCTGCGAGAGCATTCTCACATCGTTTTCTTTTCTAATTTGTTTTTTTTCCTTATAAAATATTCTAACCATATCATTTTTATTTGAGCTTACTACCTTTGGGTATTGGGCTTTTGGTAGAAAACCAAGGGCTGAAATATCAAGAGGTTTTTGCCTTTGGTTTTACTAAATAGCTATAATACTAATGGACATTTCTAAGATACCGAGGTTTAAGGCGTATCTTCAGAATAGTCAATTTTTTCTGCTCGATGCTTGGAGGTTACCCGCCAATATTCATCATATACCGATTTATAAATTATCTCGACAGTGGCCTCATTATAAAAGAAATTATGCAAAAACTGGGCATCTTTTTCGGGAAAAGACGACGATAAAAACTCTATAACGTTGCCCGAAGACACAACCATTTGTTCTATATTGCCATAAAAATTTAAGGGGCGGTCTTTGAGTACGCTATTTTCAAAGGTATTAATGAATTTTTCGACACCCTTTTCGTAATATATTCCTTTGTAGTAAATACCGCATTTTACAATAATTGCAGGGCCAATACCATCATTTACGATATTAAATGCGTATTTGCTTTTGCCAGGAATACCCCAAAAAGCAGGCTGAGCAATATGCAAATGCGGCCATACCGAAGCCTTTTGTTCTTTGAGTGTAAGGTGGGTTTGATAAATACAAATAGAAATAGACAAAACGCTGGTAACGATGGCACAAATAGCCATAATTCGGTCGGTGCTCCAAGCTGAGGTCTTTTTTTCCATAAATACCATTTGTTCAGATTTTGCTCAAAATAAGCAACATCATGCACTATTACAAATTCAATGGCACATTTCTAGGTTGGTAAGGCAGGACAATACCACAAAATAATCCAATAAAAATTACCATTTTCGGGTACAATTAGGTAAATTATCTATCCAATCATAACTAAATTATCTCTTTATAATCAGGTACTAAGGCTTGACTTTGGTATTTCATCCTCAAACTATGTCTGCAAAAAACAAACTAAATCTCTTTGATACCACTATGTTGGTGGTAAGTTTAATTATAGGAATGGGTATTTTTAGGAATCCTGTCGAAGTAGCCAAATCGGCACAAACACCTCTGATTTTCTTTCTAGCTTGGATATTGGGCGGTATTGTTAGTTTCTTGGGCGGCCTTACCTATGCCGAAATTGGTTCAAGGTATGCGGTAAAAGGTGGTTTTTACAAAATATTTTCTTATTGTTATCATCCAGCCTTTGCCTTTATGGTCAATTGGATGCTGGTGATTTCCAATGCAGGAGCTACTTCGATTGTAGCCATTGTGGGTGCCGAATATATCAATCCTATCTTGATGCCTGAATCTCTTCAGAACCCTACAGGCATAAAAATCACATCGATTTCTACCATTGTTATTTTGTACATTATCAATTTTATTGGTATTCGTTTATCGGCCAAAACCCAGAATGTTTTGTCGATGATAAAAATTGTACTGATGGCCTTATTGATTCTGACTATTTTTGGGAATCACCCTACACCTCAAAAAACAATGCCCTTATTGGCAAGCGAACCTTGGACACCCATCGATTACCTAAAAGCCTTAGCGGTAAGTTTTATTCCTATCTTTTTCACTTATGGGGGCTATCAACAAACCATTAATTTTGGAACAGACATCGAAAATCCCGTCAAGAATACTCCCAAAGGAATTTTTATTGGCTGTAGTTTGGTAATGGTACTGTATCTAGCTATCAATTTTGCTTATTATAAAGTATTAGGTATAGAAGGAATAGCCCATTCGTCGTCGTTGACTGCCGATTTGGCAAAAGTATTTTTTGGTGAAATAGGCTTTAAGTTTACGTCAGTATTACTCTTTATTTCGGTACTGACGTTTGTTAATTCAGCCATGTTGACCAACCCAAGGGTATATTTTGCTATGGCCGAAGATGGTGTTTTGCCAAGTGTTTTCAAAAAACAAAACGAGCAAACACAAGTACAAGAGTTTGCATTAACGGTATTTGCTTCATTTTTGATATTATTTTTATTTTTTGCTGATTCGTTTAAGGAGCTACTTAATTACGTTATGTTCTGCGACTCTATAGGTATGATTACTTCGGCTTTTACTATATTTCTGCTTCGCAAAAAGGTTAAAAATCTATCGGCCGAGATTTATACGATAGGTTTTGGGAAAGTATTATTTCCTGCCATTTTTATTGTTACTTATACTGTAGTGGCAATCAGTTCGTTGGCCGAAAATAAAGAAAACTTACCCACAGCAATTGGACTATTCTTAGGGGGCTTACCCTTGTATTACATCATCAAAAAGGTACTAGAATTAACCCAAAAATAGCTTTTGATATAATACATCAGTGAATAATTTATGTGCCAAGAATAAACCTTTTTTCATTTTTTTGACTAATACTAATAGAGGCTTGTCTCGCAAGGGCTAAGTCTAGCCGTAAATATGGAAGATTTATCGTATATCATTAACCAACTAGGCGAGGAGCGAGAGCTATACTATAATGCAATAGCACCGCCTATTATTCAAACATCCAATTTTGCCTTCAAAGACTTTGCGAGTATGCGGTCAACATTTGAAGATGAATATGCTGGAGATTATATTTATACAAAAGCTAAAAACCCAACAGTCGATATTCTCCGCAAAAAGCTAGCAGCATTGCAAGGTGCGGAGGATGCCCTGATTACTAATTCAGGAAGTTCGGCTATTTTTTGTTCTATTTTGGCCAACGTGAAGGCTGGTGACCATATTATTTCGGTACGAAAACCCTATTCTTGGGCTGTAAATATGTTGGAGGTAGTATTGCCCAAATTCAATGTGACGCATACTTATGTCGATGGCCGAGATATTAACAATTTTATAACAGCGTGCCAGCCCAATACCACCTTAATTTATCTGGAATCGCCCAATTCGTTTAGTTTTGAATTACAGGATTTAGCAGCAGTTGGTAGCTTTGCTCAGTCGAAAGGTATTACAACTATTATCGACAATAGTTATTGTACACCTTTATTCCAAAATCCACATGCTTTGGGCATAGATTTGTGCTTGCATTCGGCAACAAAATATATTTCGGGGCATTCCGACACTGTGGCAGGTGTGATTACAGGCTCGAAAGCACGCTTAAAAAAGATTTTTGACTCTGAATTATCAAACTCAGGTACAAGTATTTCGCCTTTCAACGCTTGGCTGTTGCTTCGAGGCTTACGAACATTAGAAATTCGATTGCAAAGAATTTCGGAAAGTACTCCTCGGGTAGTACAATTTCTGAAAAATCACCCTTTGGTAGAAAAAGTAATTTTTCCATTCGACAAAGATTTCCCCCAATACGAATTAGCTCGTCAACAAATGACAGGGGCTTGTGGTTTGTTCACAATTGTATTGCCTCCTGTGTCGTACCAACAAATAGAAGCATTTGCTTTGTCGTTGCAGAATTTTTTATTGGCTGTAAGCTGGGGTGGCCACGAGTCGCTGGTGATGCCCAAAGCAGCAGGGATAAAGCCCGAAAATTATGAAATAGATAATCCAGAACATCGTATGGTACGCTTGTATATTGGTCTGGAACAAGTAGAAATATTAATCAAGGATTTGGACAACGCCTTGTCGGTGTTGCAACGTAACTAAACGCCAAAGCCTTTTAGTGTGTACAACAAATTTAGTAGAATGACAGAGAAACAAATTGCCTTTATTTTTGACATGGATGGGGTTTTGGTAGACAACCTCGAATACCATGTAATTGCTTGGTTAGAGTTTTGTGCCAAGAAAAATATTCCGCTAACACGGGAAGAGTTTTTTCAGAATTTGAATGGAAAAAATGCTCAAGATACCATGAATTACTTTTTCAAAAGAGAGGTTGAACCAGAATTGGCTCATACCCTCAACGAAGAGAAAGAAGTAATTTATAAAGAAATTTATCGCCCTCACGTAAAACCTGCCGAAGGATTAGTCACCCTGTTGGAATCGCTCAAAGCCAAAGGTGTAAAATTGGCTGTAGGTACGTCGGCACCGCAAGGGAATATTGATTTTACCTTAGATAATGCAGGGATTCGTCATTATTTCGATGAAATTGTAGACTCATCGATGGTAACAAATGGAAAACCAGCTCCTGATATTTATTTGAAAGCGGCCGAAAAACTGGGTGTTGCTATTGACAATTGTATTGTTGCTGAAGATGCCATGCAGGGTATTCAGGCTGGCCTAAGTGCTGGTATGAAGGTAATTGGTATTACAACATCGCATACAGCCGAAGAGCTGGCTCATACACATTTGCAAGCTCCAAACTTTACGGGTATAACTTACGATACTTTGGTTGAGCTTTTGGCAAGGTAAAGGCAAATCTAAAAGAAAAAAGCCTTGCAATGGTTAACCGTTGCAAGGCTTTTTTGTTGGT
The DNA window shown above is from Flectobacillus major DSM 103 and carries:
- the corA gene encoding magnesium/cobalt transporter CorA; protein product: MVRIFYKEKKQIRKENDVRMLSQISNLIWVDLQSPTAEEEEWVETKCLVSFQTPQEIVEIESSARFFEQGDMMVANSNFSKIDQHGYHSYPVSFLIKNSILFTYRQGDSKTFADTVKKMRVYEEPFETGVDVFLLLLETRIEADADLLENISREITTISKSLSNEKKPKQEILLKINTLQENTMMLRESIIDKQRVLSSIQRSRLFPDSYRERLRIILKDIGSLTEYTTFNFERLEYLQDTFTGLINLEQNQIIKIFTVVTIVFLPPTLIAGIFGMNYQVMPTILHPYGFYLALVLMLLSSTGVLWFFRRKHWI
- a CDS encoding APC family permease is translated as MSAKNKLNLFDTTMLVVSLIIGMGIFRNPVEVAKSAQTPLIFFLAWILGGIVSFLGGLTYAEIGSRYAVKGGFYKIFSYCYHPAFAFMVNWMLVISNAGATSIVAIVGAEYINPILMPESLQNPTGIKITSISTIVILYIINFIGIRLSAKTQNVLSMIKIVLMALLILTIFGNHPTPQKTMPLLASEPWTPIDYLKALAVSFIPIFFTYGGYQQTINFGTDIENPVKNTPKGIFIGCSLVMVLYLAINFAYYKVLGIEGIAHSSSLTADLAKVFFGEIGFKFTSVLLFISVLTFVNSAMLTNPRVYFAMAEDGVLPSVFKKQNEQTQVQEFALTVFASFLILFLFFADSFKELLNYVMFCDSIGMITSAFTIFLLRKKVKNLSAEIYTIGFGKVLFPAIFIVTYTVVAISSLAENKENLPTAIGLFLGGLPLYYIIKKVLELTQK
- a CDS encoding trans-sulfuration enzyme family protein codes for the protein MEDLSYIINQLGEERELYYNAIAPPIIQTSNFAFKDFASMRSTFEDEYAGDYIYTKAKNPTVDILRKKLAALQGAEDALITNSGSSAIFCSILANVKAGDHIISVRKPYSWAVNMLEVVLPKFNVTHTYVDGRDINNFITACQPNTTLIYLESPNSFSFELQDLAAVGSFAQSKGITTIIDNSYCTPLFQNPHALGIDLCLHSATKYISGHSDTVAGVITGSKARLKKIFDSELSNSGTSISPFNAWLLLRGLRTLEIRLQRISESTPRVVQFLKNHPLVEKVIFPFDKDFPQYELARQQMTGACGLFTIVLPPVSYQQIEAFALSLQNFLLAVSWGGHESLVMPKAAGIKPENYEIDNPEHRMVRLYIGLEQVEILIKDLDNALSVLQRN
- a CDS encoding HAD family hydrolase, giving the protein MTEKQIAFIFDMDGVLVDNLEYHVIAWLEFCAKKNIPLTREEFFQNLNGKNAQDTMNYFFKREVEPELAHTLNEEKEVIYKEIYRPHVKPAEGLVTLLESLKAKGVKLAVGTSAPQGNIDFTLDNAGIRHYFDEIVDSSMVTNGKPAPDIYLKAAEKLGVAIDNCIVAEDAMQGIQAGLSAGMKVIGITTSHTAEELAHTHLQAPNFTGITYDTLVELLAR